CAATACAGACacacatactaaaataatatgttgCTACTTATATTATAGCCAGTTAATCCTATACACGAAACTTAATTCGAGTCCTTGAGTTATCAGTGAGCTAATCAGCTAATGTCTTATCCAAGAATTAAACTGACGGCCTTAATCAGTAATTAAACTTACATGCTTCTAGACCAAAGaggtagtaataaataaatatactttttaaatataagagaTAAAAACTCAAGATAACAAATAACGAATAATCGTAAGATTTATCTGGTATGCCTGATGTTCACGTTGCTATCTcgtgttatattattatatgtacgtAGTAACCTAGTAGGTATCATATATTTGCGACTatcttttacaaaaaatgtgCCTGTGAACTGTAAAACACCTAATCTTAAGTTTAGGAATTCCACTGATATCCGAAACTCATAAAAAACGCaacgtaaaatgaaataaactgtGTTTTTCcccataaaaatattacctgtAATGAACATTATGCCACGTCAATTGCAGTGTgcattaagatgttttttttttatatattatctaACCATTTCAAGCCAgttaagtacaaaattaaaagtaatgaaaACTATCTCTGATGGTTACGCCACTTAATATCTTAACACTTTTTTACCATAAACTTGAGTTGATTACTAGAGTATATATACATTAGTTTATAGTAAACATTAATAACGTATTATCACGTGTTTAAATCTCTGAACGGTATAGAAACCAACTTCACGTATCCATGGCTCCATGCGGGATCCTCAGCATCCAGTCGCGCTTTTTTGTGGAGTCAGGGGCAAACGAGCTCCTATTGGTAAGTGCTTAGTGGCTTAGCGCCGTCCATAAACACCCGCAGCAGTACAGAAGTTACAAGTGCTGTACCGGCCTTTTTTGAAGGTTTAAAGTTCATATAGGTTTGGAAGTACAGCCGCCAAAAATATATTCCATAATTAGCGAACACTAAGGCAGTAGTTACTGAActcttatttataaatttaaaatgtcgTATTGTCCTACTTCCAGGTCAAGGCTTCAAAGACATCATCCGCTGGCCTCGTCCCGGCTACCCAGTGAAGAAGCTGCAGCAGAAATGGGCGGTAGAGTACGGGATGCCATCGACCCACGCTATGGTGGGAGTGTCCATACCATTCTCCGTGTTGTTGTATACCATGGATAGGTACCAGTATCCCGTGCACTGGGGGGTGGTCATCGCAGTCTCGTGGTGCACGCTGATCTGTGTCAGCAGGGTCTATCTGGGAATGCATAGTGTATtggtaagttttaaaataacttaataaaaattactattttttatgcAGCAAAAGTAAGACAGATCAaatgatgataagcaatcagcgACGCTAGATATTAGTTATCTTTTTAATATATAGTAGAAACCGTTACTAATAGAATACTATTGTCAGAAGATAATGATATTCCATTATTTATCATTTGCTGATTATCTATCAGAATTCGATTATCATCTTAGTTATAAAAAGAGGTTATTAAACGTCAGATAATTTGTTTTCTATATAGAATAACTGGTGGTCTATTGACCAGGGTTCTATTGGTACTGAATAACTGGTTAATGGTTATGCAACTGTAACATATAGTAACACTCGTGGCTATTCAATAACTTTTAACGACAGGCATTGTGAACATAGTGCgagaatatattattgtttgttcatTAAATCTGTtggttttcaaagaaaattgttcCAATAAGtattagttatgtatgtaaacactTAAAGTTAAGGCACACTTTACGTTGTCCCTTTGTGgataatgtatgtacataatattatgtaacatctATTCATTTCTTTGGTAAAGAATTTTATAccttttgataattataatacataaacattaaGTTTAAGAATATCTAAGTTGCAAAGTGAATTCAGATTAAGACTACTTTAGACTACCTGCCTAGTTACTTACTCTTGACATAATTAcaagatacttttaatttaagtttcGAAATTCGACAATACTAGTCTTTCTAATTTCACATCATTAAATTCACGCTATTTATACTTAGTGAACAAACGAGAGTTCTCAAAGAAAGTGAATTGCCAGGAAGCGGACGATCTCTCACACTCTAATGTACCGGTCGTTTAATTAGACAACGGAGGTCAATGGCATTCGTCCTACTTCCAAAACTAGTTGTGTCTGGTTCCAAACTTAGGCAACTGACtggctccggagctgcggactactagcgggtttaccggggctccgggtcgaaaagcaggagaaggaacggggtggtttttagtcagtaagagtctgacactgtgcctctcgccttaccaaaggcggaagaagtcattggatgatattcccacctcaaaaaaaaggcaacTGACTGGCAGgcatactatttatttaaaaaaaatatccaaccTATTAGGTAGAACTGTACACAGATACTTAGGTGCTTATAGTAAATCCACATTTCGTTTGTTAACCATATTAATTTGGGTGGAAAATCAGTAGTTAAAACCACATCTAATGATGTTTCCACCTGTTCCAGGACATAGCAGCAGGGTTACTCCTGGCGACGGGGCTGGTGTCGGTGCTGATCCCGGTGGTGGACCAACTCGACGGGTTCCTGCTCACCTCGCAGCTCTCACCGTTCCTCGTCATAGCCTCCTCCATTCTAGTCATCGTATTCCATCCTAATGCTGATAAATGGACGCCTACCAGGTGAGAAGCAACTTTTATTTtcctcattaaataaaaaagattgacTATCAGTAAGACAAGAGATAATGTTATGCTAAGTTAGTAGTCAAATATACACTATGTagtatattttagtttgaattgaaaaagtttctcactatttaaattaatgtgaGCGAATTTCTATGCGTTAATTGACCAGAGATTATTTCCGGCTTCATAACAATCAATTCATGGTCAATTGATCGTTGACAATTATCAATACCACATTGACGcacaatattaatataagaTTCTTGGCtgtgttaatattaattatcttaaagaaaattaatacgaAACTATTTCCTCATATCTGGGTTCTATGACATACACTATCATCATCACTCCAGCCTTAAGACGTCACTACAGAACAAAGACTGTCATCAGAAAAACGGTTTTcgattttataacaaaaccatAAGACCAAAAACGTCTTGtgtgttttgatattttaaaattttccggTGTCTGCATTGCTAGTCAATGCGTAAGCTTGTGTGTATGTGTCACCGCTGTCTAGCATATTGATGTGCACGCTCCAATCACGTGGTTGTGCACGCATAAGTTCAATGCCTATGTAAACACAATATGTTTATTGCCACTCTAGCTATATCTTTCCAGGAAAAAATAATCACTCTGTACTTTGGATCGAATCTAAGAAATATTATTGTCATATAAAGTTATGTTTACTTTGGCACAAAAATCCCTGCCTTCTTGGGTTAGTTCGATCGCAAGTGCTACTAAATGACGCCTTTACAAAGTAAATAGCATAATGTATGTAGCATATTCTGAACAGATTGTGTTATTCTAATCACATGTTGCACTAATATGTGCTAGTACATGTGCAGCTTGCGTCATGAGAAATACGTTGCTTTTGAATCACTATACAAAAGTAATAGTTACTTGACATGCATagcaaacaattatttatattcataaataatagcatataattatttcttattcaTAAATGTTTGCATGCCAAGTCACTATTAATGCATATTTAAAAAGAGGGTTTTTTTTGAgaattcatataataataattttcattaaaactacCTACTAtgattaatgaaatgaaataaaatttcaaaatgcaCAGTATCTCAAAAAGATGGGTGAGATTGTAAACCATGAACAGATCGATAATTACACATGCATCGGTCCCAAAGATATCATGTAAAGTGAATCATAATGAATATGTCTACACAGCACACCCTTGTATTACCAACTTTGTAAATAGCTCCGTGACAGTCAATAAACCATTATTTACAGTACATTGGTTACCAGTCActatataagttttattaaatgttcCAGAGGCGACACCACGATGATAGTGAGCGTGTGTGCGGGCATCCTGTTCGGCTCCTGGACCAACTACCAGCTCGGTAACATGGTGGCCAGTCCGCTGGACCCGCCCTACGAGATCATCTGGCCTTCCAAGGAGATGTTGGGATGCACCATCCTCAGAACCATACTCGGCTTCTGTGGAGTCCTCGCGACCAGAGCCATTGGCAAATCCGTGTCTTATGCCTTCGTGTGCGCCCTGCTCGGGAAGGATAAGAACCAACTGCGCAACTCGGAGGACAGCCTAGAcaacaagaataaaattatagtagaaCTGAGTTATAAGTACTTCACGTACGGCATGATCGGGTTCAATACGACGTACGTGTTTCCGAATGTATTCTCTCTGCTGGCGATCAACAGGCCCACCTACTACACGGAGATTTAATTCGTTACTAGTCGCGACGGGGGCTATTGTAATATTGCGAAGTGTGGCGCGCGCAAATATCCAGCGCACCGCGGTCCTGTGGTAGCGAAATACTTACATACTCACACCTATGTGTATCATAAACACTAACGGTTGTATGTATGTCATTCAAAGGccttaatagaaataatattatcttttaatGTTCCAATGATAAAGTCACACTTCGTCCACTTACACTATCTGCATTTATATGCACTTGCACAGTTTCTCTATGTTGTCGGCAACGTCTTAATAAGTTTCTGTCCAGCAATGTGATGGAGGCAGAGATTATATTACTATTTCGTCCTTAATTTAAACAAGTGCACTTTCATCGCCACTGAGCATTGTTGTTTGTATGAATGGTTGTATggagtttattttatgtttctctAGTTGGTAAATGGTAACATCTTTATGAGCCCGGAGTACGTGTCTAAACTGTTACTTATATTACAATGGCGTCTCTACCCCGGGCATATAACGcgctataaattaaaatattccagtaattttaaaattattttatagtattttgtcGAATATAGTATTATATTGGTATTTTTGTACACGAAGTAGGTTGTAGTTGTACCGATAGATGGCACTGCGGTGTAGAGCACACGATGAATGAAGCTTTACATTGAAACGAGAGAAGTAGTCGGTATTTGTATATAAACGGTATAAATGAGTAGTAACGGGCGGTTATACTTCGATCTGGTTATGTACGTGTGTGTCTTTAATTCCTTATTTGTATCAAAGTCTGAACGATTACATAAACATCACAATTTACTTCACAAACACGAGCTTATAAAGTTAACACTAtacattgatattataataagttgaggctaaatataatatgtttcaaAGTTGAAAATATTCCATAGATTTACGATCCGTTTTAATGTAAATGTATTGGAACTATGTCAAAATAAACGTGTATAGAGTAGACGCAGTTTAAAGGTTGATTGATGTCAGATTTTTGTTCAGTAACGAGATATATTTGATGTGTTTTAGCATCGTTGTTAATGTTCCACTACTAACACATAGTGTAGGTTGTGAGTACTGACGGGAAGTGCCTGCTAATGTGACTTCACTtagaattacaattaattatattgctaTACGTGTTTCGACAGGCGTTCCGGATATTTGTGATAGCAATAACAAGTCACgaataatcatttaatgttttatgttatgttatcatTTGTTATAAATGAAATTCCATATccgtaatgttattatttaattgattaataaaacTGCCATGAAAcgaaactatattttatttactgtacCTTGCTATTGTGATGGCACGCGGCTCTGTTAATACTGTAGGTaatataggtaaaataaaatacaaaatagtgGCAGCACACTGCTTAAAATTGGGGCtccgaaaagcaggactaggaacggggtggtttttagtcagtaagagtctgacactctctcgcctcacccattGCGAGAGAagtccaaaaaaaaaaccaccgCTTCAAATAGTCCGCAAGAAATGACATAAACTTTAGTCAAATGGAATAGAAAAATGTATAGCCTACTTCGTCAGTCGAGTTGTCACAAGGGACTGCTTAGCCCCGCAGAGCCATTTTTTTCGATTACAGAATCTAATGAATTCCACCCATGTGGCTGATACTTACTTAATCGATGTGACCAACGACTGAAGAGTTGTTGAGAAGGTGGACAGATTGATCTTGCTATGTCTAGTCAATCTAGTCACCGACACAGGAACATTACGGATATTTTTTCCATAGTACTACCAAACAATCTAAAATaatagaagtttttttttttcaaaatcgaCACGCGAATAGCATCCTGTACATCTCATGCACCTTGCATTAGGCAAGTTGGGGGTTGGGGCGCATCGCTATCGCGTTATTAAGGCCTCTTGTGACAATGTTTTAAGGAAAACGAGGCTTTGTAGGTACACAAAGTCCATACTACCTACCCGGCGCCTACGCCTAACTACgccatttaatattattataatgttgttgATAATACAGTTAGTTATCAGCGTGTAAAAAAGGTTAAAGTTATATACACTTTGTATGTTCGGAAAACCCAAAACACAAAAATGACAGATATGTAACAGGATAAAATGTCGAGATGTGAATGATTTTACACGGAACCGTTGCTTTTGATATCATTCCCGCTATTATAATTACTCATAAATCAGTAAAGTAtacttaaataggtatttacgTTTGTTTGtctaattaattactgattgtgtattatgtacatatttttttttaaatttataattatctcACAGAGTGTTAATAATAACTTAGCTCCGCTTTTGTGATGTAGTTCAGCGCCCCTTTTGATGCTGTCTGTAACTGACTCCTAAACCGTTGAGTTAGCGTTTCAAAGAGCCTTTATAGTTTGaaattgatgaaatttgatgaatgttaattaataatttatgatattaaatatttgcttGTTTGACCTGGTGATATGTGAGGAtctcataaatattttcttatctgtaccaattttctaacaaataaaactgttttgatTGAAAGCTACCAATCACAGACAAGTTTTGGAAATTCAGTTGCTATGGTTAAGGCCTATTTGTGGCGTGGTTCTTGGATGAAAATTCGCGCATAATATAAAAGCAACAAGCAGGCGCCCCTGCTTGCGTATCAATTGCAAAAGATTCTGATAGATTCAGTTTTGCAAATTGCTCTAAGCGTGCAGGTAATATTTCTTGTTGACTGTTCTACCGCGTGGTTAGATCTGATGATGCACTAcgtctttattttctttaactttaagtttttacattttattggccTTTTTAGGGGAGAGGGAATCATCCTATGAATCCTCCCACCTTAGGGGTGAGCCAAGAAgacgtgtcagactcttactaactaaaaacaccccgttcctactcctgctttgagctggagccccggtaacctgttacgttctCCACAGCTCCGGACATTTTATTGACCTAAGAACGTTTTCCACTACCGGTTAACTTGTTAAACTAAAGTCGTGACTTTAGATTAATTGTCGAGCGAACTCGCTTGCAGAAGCTAGTCAGCCACGCTATACAACAAgtggtacctactacctacgaAATGTTAGGTacagtatttgtttattacaatgtgatttaaaaatattatttttttatgacataccTACATGACGTTATTGTAAGATTGTACTgagcaaagagtataataagtatagggtaCTGACTAAGAACGTGCTGTATTTTAGACTTAGACTAGACTAACTAGGGAGGAACTCAACTCATGCACTCAAAGAAGGGATTTATTAATA
This genomic window from Spodoptera frugiperda isolate SF20-4 chromosome 28, AGI-APGP_CSIRO_Sfru_2.0, whole genome shotgun sequence contains:
- the LOC118265281 gene encoding sphingosine-1-phosphate phosphatase 1 encodes the protein MWEQIIEYLKDPLLVIKVQNFFGVTYKSNQSTQEKESVSTEVVHSDRVDRLTEESDVKQHKRIPSNISSSSQSSAYDTDSSGDSGGKDVVECRIDNKFWYYLFVLGTELGDEIFYATFIPFWFWNIDGAVGRRVVLVWTVVMYIGQGFKDIIRWPRPGYPVKKLQQKWAVEYGMPSTHAMVGVSIPFSVLLYTMDRYQYPVHWGVVIAVSWCTLICVSRVYLGMHSVLDIAAGLLLATGLVSVLIPVVDQLDGFLLTSQLSPFLVIASSILVIVFHPNADKWTPTRGDTTMIVSVCAGILFGSWTNYQLGNMVASPLDPPYEIIWPSKEMLGCTILRTILGFCGVLATRAIGKSVSYAFVCALLGKDKNQLRNSEDSLDNKNKIIVELSYKYFTYGMIGFNTTYVFPNVFSLLAINRPTYYTEI